In the genome of Zobellia nedashkovskayae, the window CCTTCTTCCGTCCATAGAACATCATCTTTAATAAAATGATGTCTGATAGGTAAAGTGAGTTGTATCAGAAAATACATACCTCCTAATATGTATAAAATATTTTTATATGATGGAATTTCAACATTTTGCAAAAGGAAGGGTTTTTTCTTTTTAAAAAAGATATGACGGATAGTTTTGGGCTCAAAAAAGAATACCGTGAATGCCAAGGATAAATAAGGAAATATCCCAATTTGAAATATAATGGAGTTGAATAAGTGAAAAAATATTGATGCGAAAAAAGCAATTTTCCGAGTGGGCTTCCAGAGTAGAGCGGGTACAATCAATAAATCAAATAGAATGCCGGAAATACCTATGATTCTATGAATAATCGGTTCTTGTAAAAGACCTCCAATAATGGGGTAGCCAGCTTTGCTGAGCATCAGAATGCGAATAATACCTAAGTCAAACCAATCTCCATAGAGCTTAGCAATAGATGCGTAGGTATAGACAATGAGGAGTTGAAAAATTATAATCCATTTTACATAAGCGAACATGCTGTCGCTCTTTATAGTTGGATTGTTCTTTACATCTAAGGAGTGGCTTTTTTGTGCTGGTAAAAAGCACATAATGAGCGAAATAAGTATTAAAAGATAATAATGATTGTTGTACGATGTTTTTTGCATCAGATACACACCTGTCCACATTAAGGAGAACGAAATTATAGCAAAGCGGTATTTATAACCAAGGGCTATTAGGATACCTAGTGTGCCCATTACAAAGAAATAATAGTACATACCAAATCCAGGTAATGGCTGAAGCCAGTCAAAACCAATAAAATTGAAAGTAAACTTAGGTTCAATGAGTGTTCTTCTGACCCATCCTGTTAAAATGGCGCCATAGCATTCTAGGGAAACAAGGATGCCAAAAAAAATACGGAAAATAATCAGTTGTGAATTATCGATTTTCGAAAATAAAAAACGATTCAGCATTTATTCTGAGATTAGAGCGAGCGAGGTTTGTTTGTCTTTTTCTAACTGTTTTTTTAGTGCCTCCACAGATTCAAATTTATGCTCGTCGCGTATACGATGTAAAATATCTATCTGTAGTTTCTGACCGTAAAGGTCTTGGTTAAAATCAAAAAAGTTGATTTCAATGGTCTTTTCTTTTCCGGCAACGGTAGGGTTATAGCCAATATTCATCATGCCGTAAATAGTACTTCCTGAGAGCTCGCTTTTTACAACGTAAACACCATTTTTAGGTATTAAC includes:
- a CDS encoding HTTM domain-containing protein — protein: MLNRFLFSKIDNSQLIIFRIFFGILVSLECYGAILTGWVRRTLIEPKFTFNFIGFDWLQPLPGFGMYYYFFVMGTLGILIALGYKYRFAIISFSLMWTGVYLMQKTSYNNHYYLLILISLIMCFLPAQKSHSLDVKNNPTIKSDSMFAYVKWIIIFQLLIVYTYASIAKLYGDWFDLGIIRILMLSKAGYPIIGGLLQEPIIHRIIGISGILFDLLIVPALLWKPTRKIAFFASIFFHLFNSIIFQIGIFPYLSLAFTVFFFEPKTIRHIFFKKKKPFLLQNVEIPSYKNILYILGGMYFLIQLTLPIRHHFIKDDVLWTEEGHRLSWRMMLRSRTGKLKFQVVNTENGETTIIKTKEYLSRKQRRRIAGYPDFIWQFAQRLKKEYAEKGQYIEVYAKNSKVSINGKPYRPFIDPKVDLASVKWNYFWHNEWIFPSPTEEKNP